The DNA sequence ggtggcggtggcggtggcggtggcggtggcggtggcggtggcggtggcggtggcggtggcggtggcggtggcggcatTAGAAGAAGGAATAGGGAACTCAATCCATTTCAGTGAATCGCTGCCGAGGATTGGCACTTCCATGCCTACCGATTCCCAACTCTCGGGTCGATTATGGCAAAACCCTAGGCCTCAAACCTCTGTTCGCTCCAGGGTTTTTTCGGCTACACTGAACAATTTAGATGACCGAATAAATTACTGTAAAGACCTTCGGTGCCAACAATCTCATGTGTGGAAATTGAAAAGGGTTTTTGTGTGTGTGGAATGCTAGCAAGTAGCAACCTTTCTCATCTACCTTTTTTTTCAACCTTCCCCGCTTGTTATCTGTCAAGTGTATTCTAATTTCACTCAATCCtataaattaaatattagggaaaatgatcatttacccaatttctgggacatttaacctcatttacccaaactctctaagagattgcccacttaaagcatctccaacagtagaaATTGTTtcttagttaaatttagctaaagttGTGAAATATAGGTATTGATTTAGCAATGTTGCTTTAGCAATTATAGCTATTTGTAAATAATAACTATATTTTACCAAATCGTAAACttacatgtggacaaaagaagagagagaaatataagttttgctttagctatgtaggatactctagctaaatatagctaaccATTTTAGCTATAGTTAACTTTAACTTACCTATAACTAGTCTGTTGGAGCTGAATTTTGCATTagaaatagttatatatagctaaaaattgagTTTAGCTACTCTGTTTGAGATGCCTTTAATCatcagttttcatttttgaacCCCAATTACCCAACTTTTTCAACACGTGGCtgttttattcaattttctGGACGCTTTTGCCCCTCTATAACTGAAACCTCTAACTGAAACGTTTTGAAATCGTAACAGAAACATGATTTAGGGAGCGAAGCTCTCCGATTTTAGTGAGAGATGTTCGGCTGTATCTGTAGAGAGAGAAGCCCCCTGGGTTTTGAGTGTGGAGCTCTatcattttagagagagagagagaggagctgtgCGATTTATATAGACAGGAGAGAGAAGCTCCCTGGTTCCGGTTTTTGAAGCTATACGGCGATTTCGGTGTGTGAAGCTCCCGCGATTTATATTTAGAGCTGCTTTGATTGTCACATGGATCGTGATCCAGATGCTCTTTGTGTTCCTCCACTGCGGTTTGCTTTTGTTGCTTTACCTCTATCTAATCCGTTTGGCTTTTATCTCTGTTTAATATGTTTGATTGTAGGAATTTTTTTGTACGAATTGTTGTCTTATTTTCGAACTGATTTTTCTGAATCAGAGCTTCCAGGTGTTTGTTTTGTTATGAATTGTTTatgtaattttgattttgaacttCCATGTGTTTTTGAGTGCATTGTGTTAGTTTTGAGTTTCTGTATTAATTTCGTGTTTCTTTTGGTGTATTCATGTTTGGATTTTGCGGTTGAGCTGTTTCCGAAGTGTTGCGGTAGTTCTGATTATATTCttgggaggcagtaatatttctagtgggggccaataatgttgtTCAACGATATTTTAGTATCTATAATTGTTGcttactaattttttatttgaatgCATTTCAATTTATTACGTCTTACAAATTTTTTGTGGCTGTTTTGACTATATTACTGGGGACCAGTATTTagtgtattggggggcagtaatgtttttatgtgttattaagtcgttgtaattgttgttttttttatccTTTTCATCATTTTAAAAGTTGTTTTGTACTGCTTCTACTTCGTTTTGGTAGGTTTGATtacattattggggggcagtattcagtttattggggggggggggcagtaatatgtgtTTTAGGTTTAATAATAGATTTGTTTGCATGTGTTTTCTTCTCAGGTCTATGGCTGATCCTCTGGTTGCTAGGTGTCTGTACTCTGGCAAAAGTTATATGATTCCTTTTAATCAATGCATGAGCTACTCTGAGTTGTATGAAGACATTTTCCGTACATTCCAGTTTTCCCCAACTGATATTGTTGAGCTTCAATATTCAGTTCCAGGTTGTGAAGTCTGTTCTGCGTAATGATCGTGATTTCCAGATGCTGTTTTGCTATGCTAGAATACATAGGCTAGAGTGTGTTGATATTTCAGTTTTAAAGATTGGGGGAGGTTGTAGGAGAAACTGTTCACTGGATAGTGGTTCGGAAGTtattgatgaagatgattaTTTGGGTGATGCATTCAGGACTGAAGTTCACAAGACGTATTTGTCTGATGAGTGGAGTTCTTATATTCATAATGTCGGGGATAAGTTTCATGGCGCTGCTGAGCTCCATGAAAAGCTTAGGAAGTATGCAATTGCAGTTGATTTCGAGTTTGTATTCCTGAGAAATGATTTGGATCGTATTCATGCAGTCTGTGCAAATGTTGGAACTGAAGGTTGTGATTGGCATCTTCGTGCTTTTTCATCATCTGCCAATGGTTGCCTTTATATCACAGAGTTGAATAATATTCACACTTGCAAGGGTGTAGTTAGGACTCAAAAACACAAGCTTTTGGGATCCAAGGTTGTCAAGACTTGCATTGCTGCTGATGTTAGCTTTAATCTTTCATTGAAGCCAAGGGAGATTATGAGCAAGTTCAAATCAACATATGGGTTTGATATTTCATACAAGGTTgccttgaaagcaaagcatcGGGCCAAGGAAGCGATTTATGGTTTCAATGCAGACACGTTCAGCAAGTTATCTTGGTATAAGGAAACCGTTTTGCAGAGTAACCCTGCCTCTTCTTTTGTGTTGGAGGTTGAACCATCTACAAATCGTTTTCAGAGGCTTTTCGTTGCTTACGGAGGTTGTGTAGACGACTTCCAATTCTGTTTGCCagtgttgtatgttgatggaACGTTTGGTAAAAGCATTTACAAGGGGCAGATTCTGTCTGCAACTGGAAGGAATGGGAATCAAGGTAACTGTattgtttattgcccccccccaataaatttattattggcccccagtaataTTGGCTTTTGTTATAGTTTCATCTGTATGCTTAatatttcttgttttagtttctttcatTGTGATAGATATCATTTTTACATTGCTGTGCGACGTTGTGAGAGTGTCCTGCCGTTCAATAacaacattattggcccccagtagactgatTTTACTGTGATCTGGTTTATGCAGGTTTCTATTGCTGGTAATCCTCATCTGTTTTGTGGCGAACGTTGCCAGTAAATATAGGGGTAAAGGTAATTCAAAATTGATAGAAGATGTAAAGCAGAAGTTTTTTCAGGTTGCATATTCATCTACACAGAAGGAATACCGTTTCAATTTGCGGTTGCTTAGAGCAGTTGGAGGTGCCGATATTATTGACCCTTTTCTTTCTGAATTGCCTGTGGAAAATTGGTGCCGTACAGTTTATACTAGCTGTCgatatggaattatggctaATGGGATTGCTGAATCATTTAACTCTTGGATTGCAATTTAGCGTTTGATGCCAATCTATTGTATGCTAGACCAGacaagaattaaacaaatggaGATGGCGGGTAAAAGGAGGGAAGAGGCAGAACGTTGGACCACAGaactaactcccaaaatggaGGAAAGGTTGAAGGTGCAGATGGAGAAATCTCGTCGTTTCAGTGTCCATTATTCAAGTCCTGGAGTTTATGAGGTTCGATCTGACTTTTCATATGTAGTCAACATTTCCGATCATGCATGTTCATGTGTTAAATGGCAGATCAATTGTTTTTCTTGTCCTCACGGCCTTGCTGCATTACAAGCTGCTTCTGAAAATGtatatgattatattgataAGTACTTTCATGTTGATATGTTCAAGAAGAGCTACAGTTTTCCTATCCATCCGATAACCAATGTTGATATGTCTTCTTCGGATTCTGCTTCTGAATGTATATTACATCCCCTTGCGAAGAGGCCCCCCgggaggcctagggtgaagcggttcaagtCGGTTGGAGAGGTTGAAAAGAATCTGATTCGTTGTGGTCGTTGTGGCAAAATGGGCACTCATAACAAGTTGAGCTGCACTGAACCTCTCGTTCAGCAGTAGTTTATGTTTCTGTAGAGAGTTTTTAGGTTTTGACTttgtctactggggggcagtaattaatttattgggggccagtaattgtttatattcaggctcaaataaacatttttcttttcacatgTCAGATTCTTACTGTTGGGATGATTAAAATTTCATTTACATAGCACAAGTTCAATTTTCCAACAGGTTTAATGCCTATTGGGTGGCAGTAACTTTTTTATTGGGGCcagtaattgtttatattcaggcttaaataaacatttttattttcacaTGTCAGATTCTTACTGTTGGGATGATTAAAATTGCATTTACATAGCACAAGTTCAATTTTCCAACATGTTTAATGCTTATTGGGTAGCAATACTGGGGGGAAGTAATTGGTTTATTAGGGACcagtaattgtttatattcaggctcaaataaacatttttattttcacaTGTCAGATTCTTACTGTTGGGATGATTAAAATTGCATTTACATAGCACAAGTTCAATTTTCCAACAGGTTTAATGCTTATTGGGTGGCAATATTGAGGGGCAGTAATTGGTTTATTGGGACATATGAGGTAGTAACATGTCTAATTTGGAGCATTTGTGTAAAGCGCTTGCTTCTAAGTGAAGTCAGCATCAGtatactgataggagcattttaatgtgatattttaatagttaattcctcacattttgcttagttaattccttaactgaatcgatttttaattcaatttctatttttaggtacattggagtaaatgaaggtgaaatgagcgttaggtccataattacctggaaatgatggagaaaaatggaaatgtactaaaagatcaattttacacatattcctactccggctaggagaaaccaagccaagcaaagaagaaggagcggccgcctgaccaaatgaacttcaaatgagctgaaaccttccagatccattctagacacccaaaggatcatttcttatgaagagtgccagagaaaaatatgagtggaaggccttcaaacaatcagcccaattttctacagaagcaaaaccggaaaactggacctgtaagaggtccagcagcatttccggcccaaccacatggattgaagctctgaaaatttttcaggatgatctacactcatagtggaacatttcatatgaagaagtcgaaggcatataatgaagtcttgttggagaaataattgaaggaataaaggggcagaaactgacctgaaaacagctcaacaccacatattcatgtttcccacccacatgaagaaagctagatgcttttctctttttccttggatatattttttctacaatctctttaatagatcatcatcacttccatgttgctgcaccttcatgctttgctttcatttcatcatttctctttcttttccatattctacaaatcactttcatactccactttcattatttttcttccactcatcatttcactcttctttttcttccctatataaaaaccttctcctctcattctaaaacacattccttcacccattccatcttctttgtctctccatttcctttccattttcccaaaaattccttcatccatttcatctccttgtctcaccatttcctctccattttccttagttaaccaattccttcatccattccatcttctttgtctctccatttcctttccattttccacacattccttcatccattccatcttctttgtctctccatttcctttccattttcctaaacacattccttcatccattccatcttctttgtctctccatttcctttccatttttctctccattctctagttttaagtttctgcatttttaagcaaagagaagaagagaaaaagaagccatgaagcctcctagccgtcatcatccaccttgtgccgtgatagtgaagtcttgctttaaagattcaagatcaacgtctcaagctcttcatcatccactcccttcatggtgtgtagatacctctactagcatgactagtttgctatctcaccaagcataattaacaccctctttggaacacccacaagccatggtgaggcccaaccgctacttgcatcttgtagccctatgttcaagctacgctacggtatccggaagtcgcaaatccgtcgccgggaagccacctttccggccttgcaaagttgccctcacaaacatagctttctacatgttaaatagactagaatagtaactttgcttgtcccacatcgaagaacaagtaaatgagaagcattccttcatctataaaaggaatgcctcctcccacaactcaacacattcattacatctcttgtaatcttgttaggccgcaaggctcgacacactagtatagctttcaagtggacgtagtctcccgcccatgcggaggcgaaccactatacatcttgtgtcaatctctctctctctctctctttacttatcgttaattagatccccaatggatccaagcattaacattggcgccgtctgtgggaagccgacacacaaaggcttcgtcacctaccacgaactttgacccgaaaatgtcgagtcgacgctcattcaacatcaaatcatggctggtcaacgcccggcggaatcggtcaacgcccggcggggtcggtcaactCCCAGCgggtccggtcaacgcccgACGGAGTCGGTCAAACCCCGGCGGAGCAGGTCAACGCACATCAAGgcttggtcaacgctgaaccttcaaaaaaaaaataataaataaaattctcaggacacccagaaaacttctctgggcacccctcCAATTTTCAAATTTCCCGCCAGACTTCGGGCCTCCGCTGAACGAGATCCCCTCTCCGCTCCGCTGGGGAACCACCGCCCAACCTCCTTCGCCGGTGAACACCCTCGCTGGCCAAGTGCTCCGCTTTACTCGGCGTCTCCGCCGCACGTGGATCATCCGCCGAGCTCCAGACCCGCCTCAGCGTCTCCAGCGGTAGATCACCGCCTACCTTGCACCGCCGACCTTCCATCAAGCGGCTTCCGAGCTCCAATCATGGCGGCCAACCATCGAACCGGGTCTCCGCTGAGCTCCAAATCCCCGCTGAACTGTGCACCGCCGGGATGCACCGCTGGAGGTTCACCGATGAGCTGCACCGCTGTACGTTCACTGCTGAACTTCACCGCCAGAGCACACCAGCGGCAAAACCCCCGCCGGAGAGGGCCACCGCTGGCCAAATGCTTCGCTCCTCCGGCCAGGAACTCCGCCACCCAAGAGCTGGGCTCCGCTGGACAAGGGCTCCGTCCGCCAAAGAATGCAGCAGAACTCAAAACCTCCACTGCACTCTAGCTCCGCCAAACTCGGAGCCTCCGTTGAATTCCAGGTCCGCTACACTCCAGCTCCAGGCACCGCTGACCGAGCTCCACTCCACCGGAACACCTCAGGTAACCTGCCGCCGCTAGCCAACCCGCTAGCTTGACTCCGCCGGACTACCTTCGCTGAGTCACACTTCCATTTCCGCTAAAATGGCCATCCCCCCGCCGGCCAACTCTTACTCCGCTGACCCAAGTCTCCGCCGGACTAAACCGCTAGTAGACACCGTCGACGAAACCTCCGCCAGCCCCTAACCAATCAGCTCACCCATGACGAGCTCTGTCATTGATCAACACTCATCCATCATTGGTCAACGCCCATCCATGAACTCCATCACTGGGCGTTcactctatccacttgctgatCCTTGTTTGAACACAGCTACCTCCTCTAAGCTAATTACTTTCATTCGAAAGCTTCACCTTACTGCTCAGGCAATAGTCGTCGACCCAACAGCAACCACCGATCATTCAAGCAGGTGGCCGGTGTCATCTGGCTTACTCTGTCCACGGACAAGCTAAGTTCCCTTTGATTTATGGTTTCCTCCTTAATATTCAAGCACCACGTGCTTCGGCATTTTGCATAAATAATCTAGGGGACACCTGCATGAATACACtccacaaacatatatatatatatatatcttttatGTATGGGCCGTTTGTGCCGTTCCCATCACTTGTGGACACGTACTCCTCCTCTTTTCTTACTTCGTCTGTGGCAGCAATTAAACATTAACTCCGTACACATTACGTGTGTAGCTTCTAGCTTCTTATCTGTCGTTCATAATTGCTGAGAGTTAACAGTTATACAAGTACATAGTCAACCTCATGGTATATGCATGTACCCCCACCGCCCAGGTGCCATTAATATGCCATGCAATTACACATGCATATAATTGTCACTTGCTCTCATCTATCTCTAAATGCATAACCAGTGTTATATATGCCACCACTTGATGACTATTGTGTCATAAGTCCAAATTACATGTGATAATTATTATGCATAATTCAGTTTGGCTAACATAACATCACACACATATAAATTTACTGGGGAAGTCAACCATGCATATCTACCTAAGTCCAAAGGAAATGATGTGTATACCATATGTACCCATCTTTAATTAATGGGTCTTTCATACTTCTACGGCTCTCTGTAGTGAAAGTATACATCTTGACAAAGTTATACCCAATCTGTTTCGCCTACTTCAATGTCTATATTGATATATGCATGCTATTTGTCATCAACTATTACTTGCTATACACTTTGCCTCGAAtcttatcaaagtacatatgcaaattatta is a window from the Rosa chinensis cultivar Old Blush chromosome 2, RchiOBHm-V2, whole genome shotgun sequence genome containing:
- the LOC121051241 gene encoding uncharacterized protein LOC121051241; this translates as MKTFSVHSSFPQLILLSFNIQFQVVKSVLRNDRDFQMLFCYARIHRLECVDISVLKIGGGCRRNCSLDSGSEVIDEDDYLGDAFRTEVHKTYLSDEWSSYIHNVGDKFHGAAELHEKLRKYAIAVDFEFVFLRNDLDRIHAVCANVGTEGCDWHLRAFSSSANDYIDKYFHVDMFKKSYSFPIHPITNVDMSSSDSASECILHPLAKRPPGRPRVKRFKSVGEVEKNLIRCGRCGKMGTHNKLSCTEPLVQQ